Proteins from a genomic interval of Lysobacter stagni:
- a CDS encoding transglutaminase TgpA family protein codes for MASAALALKPHHRAWALLAAAVCLLPLLLQLPLTLALSIGGCALAIAVLSHRQPMPGALRLLIALGLIALVLMLSRFSIGRDTGCALLAAMLAVKPSETFTVRDARSLLAFALFAPFATFLLDQGPLSLLLGLVGALLVLATLQYLAEIESGDLQPVPARQRLWSIARLLAIGLPLALAAFWLFPRLGAPLWGIPDRALARTGLTDRMSPGDWVDLMGDDRPALRARFFGATPRPQQMYWRGPVLWDFDGRTWTQPNWHPDIPETPVVPARDRWDYEIELEPTDRTQLVALDLPVSAPDGSRMEPDHNLQTFRPLNGLTRWRMQSAPPAQYQPRLPRDVRQYALQLPQGFNPRTLALARQWRQEAGPFDDEAIVRRSLDWIRRDFSYTLETPLLGRHSVDEFLFDRKAGFCEHFSSSFVVLMRAAGIPARVVTGYTGGYRNRIGDYWLVRRSDAHAWAEVWLRGRGWSRVDPTAAVAPERVFDTLQTQETAPDGLLASFGGATSLSDVGDWLRRGWNDFVLGFDARRQQQLLRPFGIERIDDRTLVLLLALAAALGLLWMVWLSRRNEREADPVLRAWHRLSRRYRRFGLEREPFEPPSTWVERIAAARPDLAADLRMLSQRFSDWRYADGEPGGRSARALTMALRAHRPPATSPGERR; via the coding sequence ATGGCTAGTGCCGCGCTCGCACTGAAGCCGCACCATCGCGCCTGGGCACTGCTCGCCGCGGCCGTGTGCCTGTTGCCGCTGCTGCTGCAATTGCCACTGACGCTTGCGCTGTCCATCGGCGGTTGCGCGCTGGCCATCGCCGTCCTGTCGCACCGCCAGCCGATGCCCGGCGCGCTGCGGCTGTTGATCGCGTTGGGACTGATCGCCCTCGTGCTGATGCTCAGCCGCTTCTCCATCGGCCGCGACACGGGGTGTGCGCTGCTGGCCGCGATGCTGGCGGTCAAACCTTCGGAAACCTTCACCGTGCGCGATGCGCGCAGCCTGCTCGCCTTCGCGCTGTTCGCACCGTTCGCCACGTTCCTGCTGGACCAGGGGCCGCTGTCGCTGCTGCTGGGCCTGGTCGGCGCATTGCTGGTGCTGGCCACGCTGCAATACCTGGCGGAAATCGAATCGGGCGATCTGCAACCCGTGCCGGCGCGACAGCGGCTGTGGAGCATCGCCCGCCTGCTCGCCATAGGCCTTCCGCTGGCGCTGGCCGCGTTCTGGCTGTTTCCGCGCCTCGGGGCGCCGTTGTGGGGCATTCCCGATCGCGCGCTGGCACGCACCGGCCTGACCGACCGCATGAGTCCGGGCGACTGGGTCGACCTCATGGGCGACGATCGCCCCGCGCTGCGTGCGCGTTTCTTCGGGGCGACGCCGCGTCCGCAGCAGATGTACTGGCGTGGGCCCGTCCTGTGGGATTTCGATGGGCGCACATGGACCCAGCCCAACTGGCATCCGGACATTCCGGAAACGCCGGTCGTTCCCGCGCGCGATCGCTGGGATTACGAGATCGAACTGGAGCCCACCGACCGCACGCAGCTGGTCGCACTGGACCTGCCGGTCTCCGCACCCGATGGCAGCCGGATGGAGCCGGACCACAATCTGCAGACCTTCCGCCCGCTCAACGGCCTGACGCGCTGGCGCATGCAATCGGCACCGCCCGCGCAGTACCAGCCCCGGCTTCCGCGCGATGTGCGCCAGTACGCGCTGCAACTGCCGCAGGGATTCAATCCGCGCACGCTGGCGCTGGCCCGCCAATGGCGGCAGGAGGCCGGCCCGTTCGACGACGAGGCCATCGTGCGCCGCTCGCTGGACTGGATCCGCCGCGACTTCAGCTACACGCTGGAAACGCCGCTGCTCGGGCGGCATTCGGTCGATGAATTCCTGTTCGACCGCAAGGCCGGCTTCTGCGAACACTTCAGCTCGTCGTTCGTCGTGCTGATGCGCGCCGCGGGCATTCCGGCGCGCGTGGTCACCGGCTACACGGGCGGCTACCGCAACCGCATCGGCGATTACTGGCTGGTGCGTCGATCCGATGCGCACGCCTGGGCCGAGGTGTGGCTGCGCGGTCGGGGCTGGAGCCGCGTGGACCCCACGGCCGCGGTCGCGCCGGAGCGCGTCTTCGATACCCTGCAGACGCAGGAAACGGCCCCCGATGGCCTGCTCGCCAGCTTTGGCGGCGCAACGTCCCTGTCCGATGTCGGCGACTGGCTGCGGCGCGGCTGGAACGACTTCGTGCTGGGCTTCGATGCCCGGCGCCAGCAGCAACTGCTGCGACCCTTCGGCATCGAGCGCATCGACGACCGCACGCTGGTGCTGCTGCTCGCGCTGGCCGCGGCGCTGGGCCTGCTGTGGATGGTCTGGCTGAGTCGGCGCAACGAACGCGAGGCCGACCCGGTGCTGCGCGCGTGGCATCGACTCTCGCGCCGGTATCGCCGCTTCGGTCTGGAGCGCGAACCCTTCGAGCCCCCTTCGACCTGGGTGGAGCGCATCGCCGCGGCCCGTCCCGACCTGGCCGCGGACCTGCGGATGCTCAGCCAACGTTTCAGCGATTGGCGGTACGCTGATGGCGAACCGGGGGGACGTTCGGCCCGCGCCTTGACCATGGCGCTACGCGCGCATCGCCCGCCCGCGACTTCTCCAGGAGAACGCCGATGA
- a CDS encoding Slp family lipoprotein, whose amino-acid sequence MNVRLAVLAVSAALLAACASVPQPLQGQFDPINPRDAAARDSTGAPVRWGGRIVNVEPLANRTCFEMISTMLGDSGRPYWGSDDTGGRFLACRTGFYDPAVFEKNREVTFVGHIAGYENRRIGQYDYRFPRVDADVVYLWPARETVDAMSYPAPWPWWGWW is encoded by the coding sequence ATGAACGTCCGTCTCGCCGTACTCGCCGTCAGCGCCGCGCTGCTCGCCGCCTGCGCGAGCGTACCCCAACCGTTGCAGGGCCAGTTCGACCCGATCAATCCGCGCGACGCCGCCGCCCGGGACAGCACGGGCGCGCCGGTACGTTGGGGCGGGCGCATCGTCAACGTCGAACCGCTGGCCAACCGCACCTGCTTCGAGATGATCTCGACCATGCTGGGCGATAGCGGCCGGCCGTACTGGGGCAGCGACGACACCGGCGGTCGCTTCCTCGCCTGCCGCACCGGCTTCTACGACCCGGCCGTGTTCGAGAAGAACCGCGAGGTCACCTTCGTCGGCCACATCGCCGGCTACGAGAACCGCCGCATCGGCCAGTACGACTACCGCTTCCCGCGCGTGGACGCCGACGTGGTCTACCTGTGGCCGGCCCGTGAAACCGTGGACGCGATGAGCTACCCGGCGCCGTGGCCGTGGTGGGGATGGTGGTAA